From the genome of Biomphalaria glabrata chromosome 17, xgBioGlab47.1, whole genome shotgun sequence, one region includes:
- the LOC129923714 gene encoding uncharacterized protein LOC129923714 yields the protein MDKRELHQLAAIVNTANNSNSNDRFKFSNSKTCFNCGKKGHVKSQCRQTSTSNFRYRSYTNYHNPSNYNQNNYNNHSNYSNQYRNYRSNQSASPRERRSLRNNNSYYNNYNTNRQSRMDTYNHQSNYNNYQNRNRNRGNTNNNTQREENVAYLQTDMSKVNVFPSYVNSVEIKAMRDTGATTSIVRSNLVKPEQYLEETVKVIYANIQKFDICKTAKVWIESPWITGEIKVVVMDTPAQDLIIGNSHGVKDLTITQLDSWIKNRQRNWYLDQHHISAVLTRSHKNIVPEIELPNTLFNEIGTTRQELIKMQNSDPIIQDLLNKDYNKINLNNHHLLANNLAIRCNRNKDSTRIQIIIPESLQPKILKMAHDDPTAGHFGKKKTYAKISQKFFWPKMKTQIKDYIDSCAECTKQKLILKAPIQKSDKAHCFWDKIAIDIMGPLNTSTKGNKYILGIIDIATRWAEAFPLRDIRAEDICTSLRTIFLKFGFPNKILSDNASNFRSNLNKAFAAMTNIKLVHSTVYSPQSNGVIERWNKTIKEIIYKLETEAMNTWNQTLNYAIFAYNTTTHETTKFSPYELVFDRKPKGPLELWADNMLELENYEEYHPWITQIKQNLRQGIKLADINMDKNLKRHRDIKNKNRKLRTLNIGDQVFVKIENKYSKNKNEGPYDIVGKINNKVYKVDRNGKECKLSIDKLVKFPKRKVEEIEVIDRDTDSIVTMQEYAANTISIHTTTQDSSNDRTNIDNLIEKYNDVITLKLGCTDLIQHSIHLNKTLPSKTKAYNIPKAYEELVKVELKKLLSENKIEKSDVCSYASPMVIVKKKDNSVRICCDYRELNNCTIIDPEPLPDTETIINMLSRASLFTTMDLNRGFWQIKMEEKSKQYTAFKCIQPGFEGIYVWNVMPFGLVNSTATFQKCMSKLLAGIDNVISYVDDICVFTKSEKEHLDTLEQIFASLKQHRMTIAPNKLNLVKNEIQFLGYNITNSKITPTKANICKIRNIKEPKTKKDVRALLGLCNFYRKFIPNYAQLIQPLVEFTKKKHSNIINLDDSSREALTRLKDKFNEKLELGSIDPISQLLLYTDASNNGIGACLLQQKESDLKPIVHISRTLSKAERKYSIIEKELLAIVWSIVKLKHYLLGRFFTIKCDHKPLLALKRKELKNNRINRWSLILSDYKFDLQSIPGHENILADFLSRQVDHETDTNEDNDIVHISQSILTE from the coding sequence ATGGACAAAAGAGAGCTACATCAATTGGCCGCCATAGTTAATACAGCTAACAATAGCAATAGTaatgatagatttaaattttctaattcaaaaactTGCTTTAATTGTGGGAAGAAGGGCCATGTTAAAAGCCAATGCAGACAAACTAGCACTAGCAACTTCAGATATAGAAGTTACACCAATTACCACAACCCTAGCAActacaatcaaaataattacaacAATCATAGTAACTATAGCAACCAATATAGAAACTACAGATCCAACCAGAGTGCAAGCCCCAGAGAAAGAAGGAGCCTTAGGAATAACAACTCCTATTACAAtaactataatactaatagacaATCAAGGATGGACACATACAACCATCAGTCCAACTACAACAACTATCAAAACAGGAATAGAAATAGAGGCAATACCAATAACAATACACAAAGAGAAGAGAATGTAGCCTACTTACAAACAGACATGTCTAAGGTAAATGTTTTTCCCTCATATGTAAACTCAGTAGAAATTAAAGCAATGAGAGATACTGGTGCAACAACATCAATAGTAAGATCCAATCTAGTCAAACCAGAACAATATTTAGAAGAAACTGTTAAGGTCATTTATGCCAACATACAAAAATTTGATATATGTAAAACCGCCAAGGTCTGGATTGAATCTCCCTGGATCACAGGCGAGATAAAAGTAGTAGTAATGGATACACCCGCCCAAGACCTCATAATAGGGAACTCACATGGTGTCAAAGACTTAACAATAACTCAGCTAGATTCATGGATAAAAAACAGACAAAGAAATTGGTATCTAGACCAACATCATATATCAGCTGTTCTAACTAGATCACACAAAAATATAGTGCCAGAAATTGAATTACCAAATACTTTGTTCAATGAAATAGGAACGACCAGACAAGAATTAATCAAAATGCAAAACAGTGACCCTATAATACAAGATTTGTTAAATAAAgactataacaaaataaatttaaacaaccATCATCTTTTAGCCAACAACCTAGccattagatgtaacagaaaCAAAGATAGCACAAGAATTCAAATTATAATTCCAGAAAGTCTACAacctaaaatattgaaaatggcCCATGATGACCCAACAGCAGGCCACTttggaaaaaagaaaacatatgcTAAAATCTCACAAAAATTCTTTTGGCCTAAGATGAAGACTCAAATTAAAGACTATATAGATTCCTGTGCAGAATGTACTAAACAAAAACTCATACTCAAGGCACCTATACAAAAATCAGATAAAGCCCATTGTTTCTGGGACAAGATAGCCATTGATATTATGGGCCCATTAAATACAAGtaccaagggaaataaatatatattagggATCATAGACATAGCAACCAGGTGGGCAGAAgcttttcctcttagggataTCAGGGCCGAAGATATATGCACCTCACTAAGAACAATATTCCTAAAGTTCGGATTCCCAAACAAAATCTTATCAGATAATGCATCTAACTTTAGATCAAACTTAAATAAAGCTTTCGCAGCTATGACTAACATAAAACTAGTGCATAGTACAGTTTATTCACCACAGTCAAACGGTGTGATTGAGAGATGGAACAAGACAATCAAAGAGATAATctataaattagaaacagaaGCAATGAATACTTGGAATCAGACTTTAAATTATGCTATCTTTGCTTACAACACTACTACTCATGAAACAACAAAATTCAGTCCATATGAATTAGTTTTTGATAGAAAACCTAAAGGACCACTAGAACTATGGGCTGATAATATGTTAGAGCTAGAGAACTATGAAGAATACCATCCATGGataacacaaataaaacaaaatttaagacaGGGAATAAAATTAGCTGATATAAACATGGATAAAAACTTAAAGAGACAtagagatataaaaaataagaacagaAAATTAAGGACATTGAACATAGGAGACCAAGtgtttgtaaaaatagaaaataagtatagtaaaaacaaaaatgaaggcCCATATGACATAGtaggaaaaataaataacaaagtgTACAAAGTAGACAGAAATGGCAAGGAATGTAAGCTGAGcatagataaattagtaaaatttcCCAAAAGAAAAGTTGAAGAGATAGAAGTTATTGATAGGGATACAGATTCAATAGTAACTATGCAAGAATATGCTGCAAATACTATATCCATTCATACTACCACCCAAGACTCCAGTAATGATAGAACTAATATAGATAACTTGATAGAAAAATACAATGATGTCATTACATTGAAACTAGGCTGCACTGATCTAATTCAGCAttcaatacatttaaataaGACACTACCATCTAAAACAAAGGCATATAACATCCCAAAGGCCTATGAGGAATTAGTAAAAGTAGAACTAAAGAAATTACTAAGTGAAAACAAGATAGAAAAATCAGATGTTTGTTCTTACGCATCACCTATGgtgattgtcaaaaaaaaagataacagtGTGAGAATCTGTTGTGACTATAGAGAGCTAAACAATTGTACTATCATAGATCCTGAACCTCTACCTGATACAGAAACTATAATTAATATGCTAAGCAGAGCCTCACTATTTACCACCATGGATCTAAATAGAGGATTCTGGCAAATAAAAATGGAAGAAAAGTCTAAACAATATACTGCTTTCAAATGTATACAACCCGGGTTTGAAGGGATATATGTATGGAATGTCATGCCATTTGGATTAGTTAATAGCACAGCcacatttcaaaaatgtatgaGCAAACTATTAGCAGGCATTGACAATGTAATCTCATATGTTGATGACATTTGTGTTTTCACTAAATCAGAAAAGGAACATCTAGACACACTAGAACAAATATTTGCTAGTTTAAAACAACATAGAATGACAATTGCTCccaataaattaaatcttgtaAAGAATGAAATTCAATTTTTAGGCTACAACATCACTAACAGTAAAATAACTCCTACCAAAGCAAACATCtgtaaaataagaaatattaaggaacctaaaacaaaaaaggatgTCAGAGCACTATTAGGCTTgtgcaacttttatagaaaattcATACCCAACTATGCCCAACTAATTCAGCCCTTAGTAGAATTCACTAAGAAGAAACACTCAAATATAATAAACTTAGATGATAGCAGCAGAGAGGCACTAACTAGACTAAAGGATAAGTTTAATGAGAAATTAGAGTTAGGGAGTATTGATCCTATCTCACAACTCCTACTGTACACTGATGCATCCAATAATGGTATAGGAGCATGCCTACTGCAACAGAAAGAGTCAGATCTAAAACCCATAGTCCATATAAGTAGAACATTATCTAAAgcagaaagaaaatattcaattataGAAAAAGAACTATTAGCTATAGTATGGAGCATAGTCAAACTAAAACACTATTTGCTAGGAAGATTCTTTACAATTAAATGTGACCATAAACCGCTGTTAGCacttaaaagaaaagaactAAAGAATAATAGGATAAATAGGTGGTCATTAATTTTGTCTGATTACAAGTTTGACCTACAAAGTATACCTGGTCATGAAAATATATTAGCTGATTTTTTATCAAGGCAGGTAGATCATGAAACAGATACAAATGAGGACAATGATATTGTACATATCAGTCAAAGTATTTTAACTGAGTAA